TAAAACAGCATACTCATAGCTTAAATTCCAATCTCCAAACTCCTTAGGTTTCTCCGGATAAGCTCTCACTTCGTAATATTCATAGTCATCAGAGTATCTTGATAAGAGCTCATCTATCAGATTTGTCTGTTCTTTTGGGACGTGGAGAACAGCGGAAATACCGTTTTTAAATCCAAACATCGCTGCTATTGAAGGAATAAACGGATTCTTGGACATTTGAAGTGCAACCATTCTTATATCTTCTCTAGGGACAGATAGAAAAGCCACATAGCTCTTTAATCCAAGCTTTGCAATATCATAGATGGCAGAAACATGAACATATTTACCATAATACCTGTCATAAAGCCTCTTAAGCTTATAATAATCTATGCCCTCGTTCTTTGCTATCTTTAAAAGACTCTCACGCGGATACTTTTCCAAGATTTCAACTAGATACTCGACTTCTTCAATTTTTACCTCGCTCATTCGACCTCCCTAAGAAAAAGTTTTATGTCCTCATAATTAAATTATTTTTGGTGGTGGTTATGGTTAAGATTGAGGTTGTTGATATTGAAAAACCAGAAGGCGTTGAATGCATTATCGGACAAGGAAATTTCTCAATATTCACAGTCGATGACCTGGCAAGAGCACTGCTGACAACCGTTCCAGGGATTAAATTTGGAATAGCTATGAATGAAGCAAAACCACAGCTGACAAGATATACCGGGAATGACAAAGAACTAGAGGAGCTTGCTGCAAAGAATGCTGTAAGAATTGGTGCTGGGCATGTGTTTGTAATTCTTATGAGAAATGCATTTCCAATAAACGTTCTCAACACAGTTAAAAACCACCCTGCAGTTGCTATGGTTTATGGGGCAAGTGAAAATCCAATGCAAGTTATAGTTGCAGAAACAGAGCTGGGAAGAGCCGTACTTGGAATAGTTGACGGTAAAGCAGCAAACAAAATTGAGACAGAAGAACAGAAGAAAGAGAGAAGAGAACTCGTTGAAAAGATTGGCTACATTATTGACTGAATGATATCAATCCCTTTTCTTCTTTGTTATCTCTATGTTTTTAATTACAAAAACTTTTATTTTGGGGTTGAAGTACCTGACCGTTATTGGTGAGGAATATGGAAATAGTGTTCATAACTTCAAACAAAGGTAAAGTCGAAGAAGCTCAAAAATATTTCACACCTTTAGGAATCAAAATTATTCAGAAAAAAATTGAATATCCAGAAATTCAAGCAGAAGATCTTGAAGATGTTGTTGAATTCGCACTTAACTGGCTCAAAGATAAGCTTGACAAACCGTTTTTTATAGATGATTCAGGGCTATTCATTGAGGCATTAAACGGATTTCCAGGAGTTTATTCTGCATATGTCTTTAAAACCCTTGGGAACGAGGGAATTCTAAAGCTCATGGAAGGCGTTGAGAACAGAAAAGCATACTTCAAGAGCGTTATTGGGTATTATGATGGGGAGATGCATATCTTTAAGGGGATTGTGAAGGGAAGAATTGGATACGAAAAGAGAGGAAGCTTAGGTTTTGGATTTGACCCAATATTCATCCCAGAAGGCTTTGACAAAACTTTTGCCGAAATGACAACTGAAGAAAAGAACAAGATATCACATAGAGGGAGGGCACTTGCAACATTCTCAAAATGGCTAAAAGAAAACCTTATATAATGGTTAAACGACAAAAATGATAGGTCATAAATTGGAGAAATGACAACAAGGTGAGGGACTAAGAATGGGGGAAGTCTTGGATAGAATTGATTTAAGACTCCTTGAAGAGCTGAAAGAAAACGCGAGAGAGAACATAGCAACACTCAGCAAAAAGTTGGGCATACCCAGAACAACCGTTCACTACCGCATAAAGAAGCTCGTTGAGGAGGGGATTATAGAAAGGTTCACTATAAAACCAAACTACAAAAAGCTTAACCTAGGGACAACGGCATTCATACTAGCACGCTATGATCCAGATTCCGGATTAAGTCAGAGAGAAGTTGCAGAGAGAGTAGCCAGTATTAATGGTGTTTACGAAGTACACATTATAGCCGGAGAATGGGATCTGCTCATAAAGGTTAGAGCCCCCTCAGCTGAAGATATTGGAAAGATAGTCATTGACAAGCTACGGGAGATAAAGGGTATTGACCAAACTGTAACGATGGTTTCGTTTGTGACTGTAAAAGAGGAGATATGATTATCTAGGGCGATGATTACCGTTCTCCTTTCTGATTTTTATGATGACGCGAGGAATTGAATGAGCCCTGCACAAGCTTTGTAGAGCAAAGTTTGATCAAAGTGTAACTCTCTTCCAAAAAGCTGGGATGAGTTTGTACGTCTTTTATTAACGGCCAACCAATGTGGGCTCAATCCAAAATCAGAACTTTAGATTTTGTCCCTCTTCTTTCCGCACCCAAAGGGCGATATTTTGAGTTAAACACTCTAAAACTGCCAATTTAAAAGTGAGTCCACGTTTAAGACTAGTAATTCAAAAGAGACATACGAACCTTAATTAAACTTCGCACAGACAAAGTTTGAGAGAATGGTGGGGGCGCGGGGATTTGAACCCCGGTCCGCGGGTTTCTCCGGGTCAGAGCTCCAAAGGCTCATCCCCAATCAGCAAACCCGCCTGTCTTCACACCTCTGGAGCCCGCGATGATGGACCAGGCTACACCACGCCCCCGTACCCAATACTCCTTAGCTATGCATCAACTTATAAGTTTTACCCTTAATTTTGCGGAAAGTTTTATTAACTTTAGCTTACAAAAATATTGTAGTGGTAGAAATGACTGTAATAATGATTGGACAAGATAAATTTAAGATTAGCGAAGATGAGGTGGCCAAGAGGGAACTTAAGGTCATGAAGGTCAGTGATGATGTCATACAAGTACAAGAAGAGATTCACGGAATTATAGCTCTAGTGGGAGCAACAAGCAGTGTGAACATCAAGAAAGAGGAGCTCAAAAACCTAATCAAAGTTGTTAAAGAGGAGTTTGGATGGACTGATATCTGCAAGTGATAAATATAAAGAATCTTCCCCAGTTCTTTTATATTTTACAAGTAAATGTTTTCATAAATCAGCAACTTTTTCGGATTTTTGTATCATTTGTAGTGATACATTTTTGCCTAACAAAATTTTATAAGGCTAAAATAACATAGGGTTACTTGGTGACGAACAATGGCAGTTGGAGAAAAAATAACAATTAGCGTTATAAAGGCAGATATTGGAGGCTGGCCAGGGCATCACAAGGTTCATCCAGCCTTGATAGAGAAGGCAAAGGAAGTTTTAGCACAGGCAAAAGAAGAGGGAACAATCATTGACTTCCACGTCACATACTGTGGTGACGATTTGCAATTGATAATGACACACAAGAAGGGAGTTGACAGCCCAGATATCCATGGCTTGGCTTGGAACGCATTTAAAGAGGCAACTGAAGTAGCCAAAGAGCTTGGCCTTTATGGAGCAGGACAAGATTTGCTAAAAAACGCATTCAGTGGAAATATTAGAGGAATGGGCCCAGGAGCAGCTGAGATGGAAATTACCCTAAGGAAAAGCGAGCCGATAGTTACGTTCCACATGGACAAAACTGAGCCAGGAGCATTCAACCTGCCAATCTTCAGAATGTTCGCTGACCCATTCAACACTGCTGGACTTGTAATTGATCCAAACATGCACATGGGCTTCAGATTTGAAATCTGGGACATCAGAGAACATAAGAGAGTTATTCTAAACTCCCCAGAGGAACTCTACGACATCTTGGCATTGATTGGTGCAAAGTCAAGGTACGTAATCAAAGGAGTATTCCCCAAGGAAGGACACAAAATCCCAAAAGACGAGCCAGTTGCTGTTGTCAGCACTGAAAAGCTCTTTGAAATTGCCGGCGAGTACGTAGGAAAAGACGACCCAGTTGCAATAGTAAGAGCCCAGAGCGGTTTGCCAGCTTTGGGAGAGGTCTTAGAGCCATTCGCATTCCCACACTTGGTAAGCGGTTGGATGAGAGGTTCTCACAACGGCCCAATAATGCCTGTCCCATTAAAGTACGCAACACCCTCAAGGTTTGACGGTCCTCCAAGGGTAATAGCTTTGGGTTGGCAAATAAACAAAGATGGAAAGCTAATTGGCCCAGTTGACCTCTTTGATGATCCAGCATTTGATTGGGCAAGACAAAAAGCACTGGAGATTACAGATTACATGAGGAGACATGGACCATTCGAGCCACACAGATTGCCACTTGAAGAGATGGAGTACACAACCCTACCACACGTTCTTGAAAGACTTAAAGACAGATTTGAGCCCCTCTAAAGCCTTTATTCTTTTTAATTTTCACGTACTTATTTGTACATACTTTTGGGAACTTTCTCAATTCAAAAACCTTAAATAATTCTTTTCTAAAACTAACACTCAGAGTGATACGGAGGGATTAGTATGAAGTTCACGGTTCTCAAAATTAAGCTGGACAGCGAAGATATCAAAATGGAAAGCGTGGAAAAGGAAGGAATCTACGGGATCATTGACTACGCTCTTTACCTTCACGATGAAGTTTACAAAACATATGAGCTCGATCCTTATGACCCGAAGAACGTTACGGTTTTTGGAAAAGGCCCGTTTGCTGGTTCTGTCCTTCCGGGAGCACACAGATTGATGTTCGTCTTCCGCTCACCGCTCTACGGAGTCATCTTCCCTTCAGCGATGGGCGGAGCAGCGTATCAGTTCCAGAGAGTTGGGGTGGACTTTGTAGTTCTTGAAGGTAAGAGAGAGAAGCCAACCGTAATTCTACTACAAGGAGATGGAGAAAACGTCAGCGTTGAGCTACATGAAATAGAGTTGGAAAAGGTCCTTGAAATCTGGAAGGGATACAAAGGAGAAGAGGGAGTTTACGCCCTAACTGAATACCTCATAGACAACTTCAAGGACAAATTTGACAGCGAATTTAGAATTGCCTGTGTTGGGCCTGCTTCCCTTAACACAAACTTCGGCGCAATCTTCTCGCAAGTTCTCAAGAACGGAAAGAGAGTTGAAGGTGGAGAAGACTGGGCCGCCCGTGGCGGTTCTGGAAGTGTTTTACTTAGAGCTCACAACGTCGTCGCAATAATCTTCGGTGGAAAGGCGAAGAAGAAGTTCCCTGGTGAGGATATAGGAAACGTTAAAGTTGTGAAGCAGATAGTGGAAGGAGTCCACAAGAAGCCAATGTTCCAAGTTATTGGAGAGAAAACAACCAAGTACCGCTACAATCCAAAGCTGAAAACCGGGGGGACCTTTGGAGGAAACTATCCAGCTGAAGGCGACTTCGTGCCAATTCTAAACTGGCAGATGCCCTATATTAACAAAGAGGAGAGAATTAAGATTCACGAAAACATAATGAAGCACTACTGGGAGCCTTTTAACAAGGAAGCAATTGAGACAAAGAACTGGACTACATGTGGTGAACCGTGTCCTGTTGTCTGTAAGAAGTTCCGCAAAGGGCATCACGTTGAATATGAGCCTTATGAGGCAAACGGTCCATTAAGTGGAAGCATCTATCTCTACGCAAGCGACATAAGCGTCCATGCAGTTGATGCTATGGGCTTTGATGCAATAGAAT
This DNA window, taken from Thermococcus sp. M39, encodes the following:
- a CDS encoding Lrp/AsnC family transcriptional regulator; its protein translation is MSEVKIEEVEYLVEILEKYPRESLLKIAKNEGIDYYKLKRLYDRYYGKYVHVSAIYDIAKLGLKSYVAFLSVPREDIRMVALQMSKNPFIPSIAAMFGFKNGISAVLHVPKEQTNLIDELLSRYSDDYEYYEVRAYPEKPKEFGDWNLSYEYAVLMDILKYDARTSPTKMSEILGKSRPTINYMIKRLEELGIIRGYHAMVDMTAYDRGFCGITDELSDAILKKFRDYEILLGVLKPRGYLVEWYFSSKEDIGAKIFEFSRYVKKVAIYYFDLLEGIEPNYKFSERVKKDGSGYRSILEF
- a CDS encoding adenosine-specific kinase, giving the protein MVKIEVVDIEKPEGVECIIGQGNFSIFTVDDLARALLTTVPGIKFGIAMNEAKPQLTRYTGNDKELEELAAKNAVRIGAGHVFVILMRNAFPINVLNTVKNHPAVAMVYGASENPMQVIVAETELGRAVLGIVDGKAANKIETEEQKKERRELVEKIGYIID
- a CDS encoding XTP/dITP diphosphatase; translated protein: MEIVFITSNKGKVEEAQKYFTPLGIKIIQKKIEYPEIQAEDLEDVVEFALNWLKDKLDKPFFIDDSGLFIEALNGFPGVYSAYVFKTLGNEGILKLMEGVENRKAYFKSVIGYYDGEMHIFKGIVKGRIGYEKRGSLGFGFDPIFIPEGFDKTFAEMTTEEKNKISHRGRALATFSKWLKENLI
- a CDS encoding Lrp/AsnC family transcriptional regulator, yielding MGEVLDRIDLRLLEELKENARENIATLSKKLGIPRTTVHYRIKKLVEEGIIERFTIKPNYKKLNLGTTAFILARYDPDSGLSQREVAERVASINGVYEVHIIAGEWDLLIKVRAPSAEDIGKIVIDKLREIKGIDQTVTMVSFVTVKEEI
- the fbp gene encoding fructose-1,6-bisphosphate aldolase/phosphatase, coding for MAVGEKITISVIKADIGGWPGHHKVHPALIEKAKEVLAQAKEEGTIIDFHVTYCGDDLQLIMTHKKGVDSPDIHGLAWNAFKEATEVAKELGLYGAGQDLLKNAFSGNIRGMGPGAAEMEITLRKSEPIVTFHMDKTEPGAFNLPIFRMFADPFNTAGLVIDPNMHMGFRFEIWDIREHKRVILNSPEELYDILALIGAKSRYVIKGVFPKEGHKIPKDEPVAVVSTEKLFEIAGEYVGKDDPVAIVRAQSGLPALGEVLEPFAFPHLVSGWMRGSHNGPIMPVPLKYATPSRFDGPPRVIALGWQINKDGKLIGPVDLFDDPAFDWARQKALEITDYMRRHGPFEPHRLPLEEMEYTTLPHVLERLKDRFEPL
- the gor gene encoding glyceraldehyde-3-phosphate:ferredoxin oxidoreductase; this encodes MKFTVLKIKLDSEDIKMESVEKEGIYGIIDYALYLHDEVYKTYELDPYDPKNVTVFGKGPFAGSVLPGAHRLMFVFRSPLYGVIFPSAMGGAAYQFQRVGVDFVVLEGKREKPTVILLQGDGENVSVELHEIELEKVLEIWKGYKGEEGVYALTEYLIDNFKDKFDSEFRIACVGPASLNTNFGAIFSQVLKNGKRVEGGEDWAARGGSGSVLLRAHNVVAIIFGGKAKKKFPGEDIGNVKVVKQIVEGVHKKPMFQVIGEKTTKYRYNPKLKTGGTFGGNYPAEGDFVPILNWQMPYINKEERIKIHENIMKHYWEPFNKEAIETKNWTTCGEPCPVVCKKFRKGHHVEYEPYEANGPLSGSIYLYASDISVHAVDAMGFDAIEFGGLAAWVLELVYRGLLKPEEVGLSDKPEFSKDALILKPVEASEKNAKLVAELAHRVAFAETEITRILGLGKRKASAILDEKFKDRLNYGESFKDYAVFTPLGEDGEICPTMYWAIGNYIPLPIQGRYWTFYQFGVFLEPEELASKIIASATWEFWYDNIGWCRFHRGWLKPVLKALFLEAYGENVEMEEHSKKQLRRLISYAKKAGYEPVFWDSMRVIDLVAAGAEEFGNEKWAEKFKKDKVGTAKEYLKKVLDAYSEILGVDWTI